Proteins from one Sylvia atricapilla isolate bSylAtr1 chromosome 1, bSylAtr1.pri, whole genome shotgun sequence genomic window:
- the INHBA gene encoding inhibin beta A chain has product MSIRKPACLFLPLPNHSLYSQTKLPPSLIHSLTLGQSVLSLSLPLSVSLSYSETESELFSLTATNIYSTYCIQRGNLQTKLHRKLLVLFAENLLKRRKNKQTNKQTKPAPKKTVRGGGGKAGPFKKGITTTFAARMPLLWKRGFLLVLCWIIVRSSPTPGSEGHSSVTDCPSCALATLSKDVPSSQPEMVEAVKKHILNMLHLRDRPNITQPVPKAALLNAIKKLHVGKVGEDGYVEIEDDVGRRAEMNEVVEQTSEIITFAESGTAKKMLHFEISKEGSELSVVEHAEVWLFLKVSKANRSRTKVTIRLFQQLRQPKGNSEGAEDTEDGGLKNEKSETLISEKAVDTRKSTWHIFPVSSSVQRLLDQGKSSLDVRIACDLCQETGANLVLLGKKKKKEDDGEGKEKEVGEFTEEEKEQSHRPFLMMLARHSEDRQHRRRRRGLECDGKVNICCKKQFFVSFKDIGWSDWIIAPTGYHANYCEGECPSHIAGTSGSSLSFHSTVINHYRMRGHSPFANLKSCCVPTKLRPMSMLYYDDGQNIIKKDIQNMIVEECGCS; this is encoded by the exons ATGAGCATAAGGAAGCCAGCCTGCCTGTTCCTCCCCCTTCCTAATCATAGCCTTTACTCACAGACAAAACTCCCTCCCTCTCTCATTCACTCACTCACTTTAGGCCAATCcgtcctctctctctctctccctctctctgtgtctctctcctACTCTGAGACAGAGTCAGAACTCTTCTCCCTGACAGCCACAAACATCTACAGCACTTACTGCATTCAGAGAGGGAACCTGCAAacaaaacttcacagaaaaCTTTTGGTTCTTTTTGCAGAGAATTtgctgaagagaaggaaaaacaaacaaacaaacaaacaaacaaaaccagccccCAAAAAAACTGTTCgtggagggggaggaaaagcagggCCTTTTAAAAAGGGAATCACAACAACTTTTGCTGCCAGGATGCCTTTGCTTTGGAAGAGAGGATTTCTGTTGGTGCTTTGCTGGATTATAGTGAGGAGTTCCCCAACCCCAGGATCCGAGGGGCACAGTTCGGTCACTGACTGTCCATCATGTGCCCTCGCCACGCTCTCAAAGGATGTGCCCAGCTCACAGCCTGAGATGGTGGAAGCAGTAAAGAAGCACATATTGAATATGTTGCACTTGAGGGACAGACCTAATATCACCCAGCCAGTGCCCAAGGCAGCACTTTTAAATGCCATCAAAAAACTCCACGTGGGAAAGGTGGGAGAGGATGGTTATGTGGAAATAGAGGATGATGTTGGAAGAAGAGCTGAAATGAATGAAGTGGTGGAGCAAACCTCAGAAATCATCACTTTTGCAGAATCAG GCACAGCCAAGAAAATGTTGCACTTTGAGATTTCCAAGGAAGGCAGTGAATTATCGGTGGTGGAGCATGCTGAAGTGTGGCTCTTCCTGAAGGTCTCCAAAGCCAACCGGAGCAGGACAAAAGTCACCATCCGCCTGTTTCAACAGCTGCGGCAGCCTAAAGGCAATTCTGAAGGAGCAGAAGATACAGAGGATGGGgggctgaaaaatgaaaagagtgAGACTTTGATTTCAGAAAAGGCAGTGGACACCCGTAAGAGCACTTGGCACATCTTCCCTGTCTCCAGCAGTGTCCAGAGACTCCTGGACCAAGGTAAGAGCTCTTTGGATGTGCGGATTGCCTGTGACCTGTGTCAAGAGACTGGAGCCAACTTGGTGCTACTgggcaagaagaagaaaaaggaagatgatggggaagggaaagaaaaggaagttggAGAATTcacagaagaggagaaagagcagtCACATCGGCCCTTCTTGATGATGCTTGCCCGGCACTCAGAGGATCGCCAGCACAGGCGGCGGAGACGAGGCCTGGAGTGTGATGGCAAAGTCAACATCTGCTGCAAGAAGCAGTTCTTTGTCAGCTTCAAGGACATAGGATGGAGTGACTGGATCATTGCTCCTACAGGTTATCATGCCAACTACTGCGAAGGAGAGTGTCCCAGCCATATAGCAGGCACATCTGGTTCATCATTATCTTTCCACTCCACTGTCATCAACCACTACCGCATGCGGGGCCATAGCCCCTTTGCCAACCTCAAATCATGTTGTGTGCCCACCAAACTCCGGCCTATGTCCATGCTCTACTACGATGATGGACAGAACATCATTAAGAAAGACATACAGAATATGATTGTGGAGGAGTGTGGCTGTTCGTAG